One window of Methanobacterium alkalithermotolerans genomic DNA carries:
- a CDS encoding VOC family protein produces MPRVVHFEIPADDPERAIEFYKNAFGWEIEKWEGPFDYWLVKTGEEDEPGIDGAIMKKEMDEKLTNVIAVESFQEFFEKIEKSGGKMLTDKMYIPGIGITASFEDTEGNVLSIIEPEIME; encoded by the coding sequence ATGCCAAGAGTAGTCCATTTTGAAATACCAGCAGACGACCCGGAAAGAGCAATTGAATTTTATAAGAATGCTTTTGGATGGGAAATAGAAAAATGGGAGGGTCCATTTGATTACTGGCTTGTAAAAACTGGAGAAGAAGATGAACCCGGTATTGATGGGGCCATAATGAAAAAGGAAATGGATGAGAAATTAACCAATGTAATTGCCGTGGAATCTTTCCAGGAGTTTTTTGAAAAAATTGAAAAATCTGGTGGAAAGATGCTAACTGATAAAATGTATATCCCGGGAATTGGTATTACCGCTTCCTTTGAGGATACTGAGGGGAATGTTTTATCCATAATTGAACCAGAGATTATGGAATAA
- a CDS encoding Hsp20/alpha crystallin family protein, translated as MAVENNKSDSKKEKKTSSSEKIDLGAEKFIEDVLSSIQTKTEDFGKKLSDYKTELQKPLTDVVETENGLVVKMDLPGVKKEDIDLKMAEDQIIIKAIFEEKSEEVKYLQKERSHGKTIRTLTLPFSIDVEKVKADFDNSILTIKLPKIEKEVHKVDIE; from the coding sequence ATGGCAGTTGAAAATAATAAATCAGATTCAAAAAAAGAAAAGAAAACTTCCAGCAGTGAAAAGATTGATTTAGGGGCTGAAAAATTTATTGAAGATGTTTTGAGCAGTATACAGACTAAAACTGAGGATTTTGGAAAGAAATTATCTGATTATAAAACTGAACTTCAAAAACCACTTACTGATGTTGTAGAAACGGAAAATGGCCTGGTAGTGAAAATGGATCTTCCGGGTGTTAAAAAAGAGGATATTGATTTAAAAATGGCTGAAGATCAGATAATAATTAAAGCAATTTTTGAGGAAAAATCTGAAGAAGTTAAATACCTTCAGAAGGAGCGCAGTCATGGTAAAACCATACGTACCTTAACTTTGCCCTTTAGTATTGATGTGGAAAAAGTAAAAGCTGATTTTGATAACTCTATTTTAACCATTAAATTACCTAAAATAGAAAAAGAAGTTCATAAAGTGGATATTGAATGA
- the afpA gene encoding archaeoflavoprotein AfpA: MKKEKKPKVAWGIAGAGEKMVETLEMMKKIKKEYEDVVDIDVYISRSGDQVIKYYGISNEIETNFNNIWVEINANSPFLAGQIQLGKYEFMLIAPCSANTVAKIALRMGDTLLANSAIMGQRADIPLYIMPSDYEVGVTITKLPDGKDLKLTLREEDVENINKLAAMDNTNVLKEPEDIKELFARYFK; encoded by the coding sequence ATGAAAAAGGAAAAAAAGCCTAAAGTGGCCTGGGGAATTGCCGGGGCCGGGGAAAAAATGGTAGAAACCCTGGAAATGATGAAGAAAATTAAAAAGGAATATGAAGATGTGGTGGATATTGATGTCTACATCTCCCGATCAGGAGATCAGGTAATAAAATACTACGGAATCTCCAATGAAATAGAAACCAATTTTAATAATATCTGGGTGGAGATCAATGCCAATTCTCCCTTTCTGGCCGGTCAAATTCAGCTGGGTAAGTATGAATTCATGTTAATTGCTCCATGTTCTGCTAATACCGTGGCTAAAATAGCACTCCGTATGGGTGATACCTTACTGGCTAATTCTGCTATTATGGGTCAAAGAGCAGATATACCCCTCTATATCATGCCTTCTGATTATGAAGTAGGGGTTACCATTACCAAACTACCAGATGGAAAAGACCTTAAACTAACCCTGCGAGAAGAAGACGTGGAGAATATAAATAAACTGGCTGCTATGGATAATACTAACGTATTAAAAGAGCCAGAGGATATAAAAGAGTTGTTTGCCCGGTATTTTAAATAA
- a CDS encoding PsbP-related protein, whose amino-acid sequence MNLKRYGGVITGLICLIVLISGCVSMEDLTSGYLSGDNLSNSTGKITAYGVSFEYPSGWFAHADNTTGDNTITASKDFGFNNVQFQVTVWNNDGMSEDSAVNLLRENDSPGWKKISSNELTIDNKTAYEDVYLVNDSHFSKIMRISSIILVKNDKSYMMFLQAPDDEFDSERANFDIILNSFRVL is encoded by the coding sequence ATGAACTTAAAAAGATACGGGGGAGTTATAACTGGATTAATTTGTTTGATTGTTCTTATATCAGGATGTGTATCTATGGAGGATCTTACTTCGGGATACTTATCAGGAGATAATCTCAGTAATTCCACCGGTAAGATTACCGCCTATGGAGTTAGTTTTGAATATCCTTCAGGATGGTTTGCACATGCAGATAACACAACCGGGGACAATACGATTACAGCCAGCAAAGATTTTGGATTTAATAATGTTCAATTCCAGGTAACTGTATGGAATAACGATGGAATGTCAGAAGATAGTGCTGTTAATCTACTTAGAGAAAATGATAGCCCTGGTTGGAAAAAAATATCCAGTAATGAACTGACTATAGATAATAAAACCGCTTATGAAGATGTTTATCTGGTTAATGATTCCCATTTTAGTAAAATAATGAGGATATCCTCTATTATCCTTGTAAAAAATGATAAAAGTTACATGATGTTTCTACAGGCCCCTGATGATGAATTTGATAGTGAAAGGGCGAATTTTGATATTATTTTAAATAGTTTCCGGGTTTTGTAG
- a CDS encoding 4Fe-4S binding protein, whose amino-acid sequence MIVKEWCMYCGECAGVCPRNLIEVRELTLKFNEDQCKECSLCIQVCPVKALQEDK is encoded by the coding sequence ATGATTGTCAAGGAATGGTGTATGTATTGTGGGGAATGCGCAGGAGTATGCCCCCGTAATCTAATTGAAGTAAGGGAACTAACTTTAAAGTTTAATGAAGACCAGTGTAAAGAATGCAGTTTATGTATCCAGGTGTGTCCGGTAAAAGCACTACAAGAGGACAAATAA
- a CDS encoding UbiA family prenyltransferase — protein sequence MILTLLKSTRLSWTAKNIHMYLLVVTYAYYSHLTTTQPFKILGGLILVTLLWGALYALNDLTDLKSDSKDKIKSKRPFIQNKIRPEIIVLFILLLIILVFALALIRFPASFTVILLLMIINQIIYTLPPLRLKDTSLAPFSSTGTNNVLRMASCSVLLGNVFLVPFSVYLLMFLAGMGTYLMYKEKKKQMLGVSILCCILLAYILLVGDMNSIQFLIIILPPVIATIPLYLSNFLDKDKMISWADFLYHKVVLVFYLVALIAFLIAGY from the coding sequence ATGATATTAACTCTTTTAAAATCAACCAGGCTTAGCTGGACAGCTAAGAATATACACATGTACCTTTTAGTGGTTACCTATGCCTATTATTCTCATTTAACCACCACTCAACCATTTAAAATTTTAGGTGGATTAATTCTGGTAACTCTTTTGTGGGGTGCTCTTTATGCTCTTAATGATCTAACTGATTTAAAGAGTGATAGTAAGGATAAAATTAAAAGTAAGAGGCCCTTTATCCAGAATAAAATAAGACCAGAAATCATAGTATTATTTATTCTTCTTTTAATTATTCTGGTTTTTGCACTGGCCCTTATTCGTTTTCCTGCTTCATTTACTGTTATTTTATTATTAATGATAATTAACCAGATAATTTACACCCTGCCTCCTCTAAGATTAAAAGATACAAGTTTAGCCCCTTTTAGTAGTACCGGGACCAATAATGTGTTGAGGATGGCATCCTGCAGTGTTTTATTGGGGAATGTATTTTTAGTGCCCTTTAGTGTTTATTTACTGATGTTTTTAGCAGGTATGGGTACTTATCTTATGTATAAAGAAAAAAAGAAACAGATGCTGGGAGTATCTATTCTATGTTGTATATTATTGGCCTATATTCTTCTGGTGGGGGATATGAATAGTATACAGTTTTTAATAATAATCCTGCCTCCTGTTATAGCCACCATCCCCCTTTATCTATCCAATTTTCTGGATAAAGATAAAATGATTAGCTGGGCTGATTTTTTATATCATAAAGTGGTGCTGGTCTTTTACCTGGTGGCTTTAATTGCTTTTTTAATAGCAGGGTATTGA
- a CDS encoding NAD(P)/FAD-dependent oxidoreductase has protein sequence MMLIETDILVIGAGPAGSTAAKHAAEGGARVLLMDKKSEIGAPKRCAEGVSNGGLESLGIEKNPRWITKELDGVRLISPNRTDVWLTSDKIDLPEAGCILERKVFDKYMAMDAARAGAQIKIKTLATGMEKTDDGYLVSAESMGESFQIKAKIVIAADGPESRVARWGGLNTTAKPKDMESAAQFEMAGVEMENNNCIEFYFGSVAPGGYAWIFPKGDDIANVGLGILATKTDKTAYEHLLEFVASNPATENAQPVELNIGGDPVGGMPKKLVTDNLMVIGDAAGQVNPLTGGGIISGMTGGMIAGKVAAEAISEGDLSRKKLKKYEDECQEAIGKSINKYLKVKDYMLTLNDGELDSIAEAFQDIEFEKVSTTELVRKLVKVSPKALLKLGKLF, from the coding sequence ATGATGTTAATTGAAACTGATATTTTAGTAATAGGTGCCGGTCCAGCAGGTTCCACCGCAGCCAAACATGCTGCTGAGGGTGGGGCCAGAGTCCTCCTGATGGATAAAAAATCAGAAATAGGAGCCCCTAAAAGATGTGCTGAAGGAGTATCCAATGGTGGACTGGAATCACTGGGAATAGAAAAAAATCCAAGATGGATCACCAAGGAACTGGACGGTGTAAGATTAATATCTCCCAATAGAACCGATGTATGGCTCACTTCTGATAAAATAGATTTACCTGAAGCAGGTTGTATTCTGGAGAGAAAGGTATTTGATAAGTACATGGCCATGGATGCTGCCCGGGCCGGAGCCCAGATTAAAATCAAAACCCTGGCCACTGGTATGGAAAAAACCGATGACGGATACCTGGTATCTGCTGAATCCATGGGTGAGTCATTCCAGATAAAAGCCAAAATAGTCATTGCTGCTGATGGACCAGAATCCAGAGTGGCCCGCTGGGGAGGACTAAATACCACGGCTAAACCAAAGGACATGGAGTCTGCAGCCCAGTTTGAAATGGCAGGGGTGGAAATGGAAAACAATAACTGTATTGAGTTCTACTTTGGTAGTGTGGCCCCAGGAGGATATGCCTGGATATTCCCTAAAGGAGACGATATCGCCAATGTGGGACTGGGTATTTTAGCCACCAAAACTGATAAGACTGCTTATGAGCACCTCTTAGAATTTGTAGCAAGTAACCCTGCCACAGAGAATGCTCAGCCAGTGGAATTAAATATTGGTGGAGACCCGGTGGGAGGTATGCCTAAAAAACTGGTAACAGATAATTTGATGGTAATTGGAGATGCTGCCGGACAGGTTAATCCGTTAACTGGTGGGGGAATCATCAGTGGAATGACTGGAGGTATGATTGCCGGTAAAGTTGCTGCTGAAGCCATAAGTGAAGGTGACCTATCTCGAAAGAAACTCAAAAAATATGAGGATGAATGCCAGGAAGCCATAGGTAAATCCATTAACAAATACCTCAAAGTAAAAGACTATATGCTCACCTTAAATGATGGTGAACTGGATTCTATTGCAGAAGCTTTCCAGGATATTGAATTTGAGAAGGTAAGTACCACGGAACTGGTGCGAAAACTGGTTAAAGTATCTCCCAAAGCACTATTAAAACTGGGTAAATTATTCTAA